Proteins found in one Candidatus Nomurabacteria bacterium genomic segment:
- a CDS encoding class D sortase: MPKFDQSLPLPTPQSSPSDDLPEEKPQTKAALDLIRNKVSSIYAKEPSALQEEQEIIATGAHSKHQKYIKKLMDSGQDLATIQTEWHSYYQSLPDTEKHQVWNEFYSAYDKSKKASQATSSVLPASKQLAPLSSPRMSRRRSLKPRSSLNKKSMETAKTELLDKVTARGKLSPKHHLQSLLFGLSMGMIVVAVVMLSFFNERFIAPFITPSRTASASPIIINPNEQVGPESKVIIPKINVDVPVVYDMTTNEEKAVQAALENGVVHYPSTPVPGQNGNVVIVGHSSNNLLNRGKYKFAFVLLNKLQEGDTITMQYGGKRYVYKVYEKVIVKPSDVGVLGPTDKTASLSLITCDPPGTSINRLVVRAEQISPNPNGNVAASTANQVANTPDIVPGNAPSLFERLFGWL, from the coding sequence ATGCCTAAATTTGATCAATCACTACCATTACCGACACCACAGTCATCACCCAGTGATGATTTGCCAGAAGAAAAGCCACAAACAAAAGCGGCGCTGGATTTGATACGGAATAAAGTTAGCTCTATATACGCCAAAGAGCCATCGGCATTGCAAGAAGAGCAGGAGATTATTGCAACAGGGGCACATTCGAAACATCAAAAATATATTAAAAAGCTCATGGACTCTGGCCAAGACTTGGCTACAATTCAAACAGAATGGCACTCGTATTATCAATCGTTACCAGATACAGAAAAACACCAAGTATGGAATGAGTTTTATAGTGCCTACGACAAAAGTAAAAAAGCAAGTCAAGCAACATCATCGGTATTACCAGCCAGCAAGCAACTAGCCCCGTTATCTAGCCCGCGCATGTCTCGGAGGCGTTCGTTAAAACCACGTTCTTCGTTAAATAAAAAATCAATGGAAACTGCCAAGACAGAGTTACTAGATAAGGTGACTGCCCGCGGCAAGCTAAGCCCTAAACACCATTTACAGTCGCTTTTGTTTGGTTTGAGCATGGGTATGATTGTAGTAGCCGTCGTCATGCTCAGCTTTTTTAATGAGCGATTTATTGCGCCCTTTATTACACCAAGCCGCACGGCGAGCGCATCGCCAATAATCATAAATCCAAATGAGCAAGTCGGGCCAGAATCAAAAGTTATTATTCCTAAAATCAATGTTGATGTACCAGTTGTCTATGACATGACTACCAATGAAGAAAAAGCTGTTCAAGCGGCCCTGGAAAACGGCGTTGTGCACTATCCGAGCACTCCTGTGCCAGGGCAGAATGGTAATGTAGTGATAGTCGGGCACTCATCGAATAATCTACTCAACAGAGGTAAGTACAAGTTTGCATTTGTACTACTAAACAAACTGCAAGAAGGCGACACCATAACGATGCAATATGGCGGCAAGCGCTATGTGTATAAGGTATACGAGAAAGTCATCGTTAAACCGAGTGATGTTGGTGTGCTTGGGCCAACAGATAAAACGGCTTCTTTAAGCCTGATTACGTGTGACCCACCTGGTACAAGTATTAATAGGCTGGTTGTGCGCGCCGAGCAAATATCGCCGAACCCTAATGGCAACGTAGCTGCTAGCACGGCTAACCAAGTAGCAAATACGCCCGATATCGTACCCGGAAACGCACCAAGTTTGTTCGAGCGTTTGTTTGGTTGGTTATAA